CCCGGCGCGCTTGTCGCGCGCTTCCTGCACGCGGTTCTCCCCGATCACATCCACCCCCGCCGCGATGGCTTCGGCAACCCTATCGGCGGGCTGCGTCTTGCTGACCGCCACCAGCTGCACCTCGCCGGGATCGCGGCCCGCCCCTCGGGCGGCCTCCGCAATCTGCGAGCGGACTTTTTTCAGATTTTCCCGAATTGAGCCCATATCACATCCGAAAAACGCCTAGAAAACGCCGATCGCCGCCATGAGACGGCCCGTCGGCGCCCCATCCCGCCGGTAGGAGTAAAACCGCCCGGCATCCCGATAGGTACAGGGGCCCGGCGAGCCGATCTGATCCGCGGGGACACCCGCGGCCGCGATCTGCCTGCGGGCCGCCTCGTTCAGATCGAGCAGCCACTTGCCGCCTTCGGCCGGGAGGCAGAAATCCCTCCAGTCGCGGTAGCGCCGCCGGAAAGGAGGAACGCACTCCTCGCCCACCTCATACACCTCGCCGGAGATCGCGGGCCCCAGCGCGGCCACCAGGTCACCGGGCGAGCTGCCGAACCGCTCCTCCATCCGGCGCACCGTCTCGGCAAGCACCCCTTCGGCGATGCCCTGCCTTCCCGCATGAACGGCCGCCACGGCGCGCCTTTTGGGGTCCGCGAAGAGCACCGGCAGGCAATCCGCCGTCTGGACCGTCACCAGAACCCCCGGCACATCCGTCATCAATGCGTCGCCGCATCGAACCTCCGCAAAAGGATCCTTCTCGGCCGCGATCACCTCGGCGCCGTGCACCTGCTTCGCCTCGGCGATCCAGACAGGCGCCAGCCCCGAGGCGGAGAGAAAACGCCGTCTGTTCTCTGCCACCCGCTCGCGCGGTTCGCCCTCGGCGGG
The window above is part of the bacterium genome. Proteins encoded here:
- the pgeF gene encoding peptidoglycan editing factor PgeF, which encodes MRDLMEREAGGVAILHSPLLDGLGFAAHAFSTRQGGVSEGRFDSLNLGPAEGEPRERVAENRRRFLSASGLAPVWIAEAKQVHGAEVIAAEKDPFAEVRCGDALMTDVPGVLVTVQTADCLPVLFADPKRRAVAAVHAGRQGIAEGVLAETVRRMEERFGSSPGDLVAALGPAISGEVYEVGEECVPPFRRRYRDWRDFCLPAEGGKWLLDLNEAARRQIAAAGVPADQIGSPGPCTYRDAGRFYSYRRDGAPTGRLMAAIGVF